One genomic window of Bacillus mycoides includes the following:
- the bfmBAA gene encoding 3-methyl-2-oxobutanoate dehydrogenase subunit alpha, giving the protein MAEVKEKRHEEFGLSDEQVLEMFRTMLLARKIDERMWLLNRAGKIPFVISCQGQEAAQVGAAFALDREKDYALPYYRDMGVVLAFGMTAKELMLSAFAKAGDPNSGGRQMPGHFGQKKNRIVTGSSPVTTQVPHAVGIALAGKMEKKDLVTFVTFGEGSSNQGDFHEGANFAGVHKLPVIFMCENNKYAISIPVEKQLACKNVSDRAIGYGMPGYTIDGNDPLAVYKAVKEAADRGRRGEGPTLIETVSYRLTAHSSDDDDRVYRDKEEVEEAKKKDSIITFAAYLKEVGVLTEEFEKQMLDEIMHIVNEATEYAENAPYAAPEDALKHVYAE; this is encoded by the coding sequence ATGGCAGAAGTAAAAGAAAAGCGCCATGAAGAGTTTGGTTTAAGTGATGAGCAAGTATTAGAAATGTTCCGTACGATGTTACTTGCACGTAAAATCGACGAACGTATGTGGTTATTAAACCGTGCAGGTAAAATTCCATTCGTAATTTCTTGTCAAGGACAAGAGGCTGCGCAAGTTGGAGCAGCGTTCGCTCTTGATAGAGAGAAAGATTATGCATTACCATACTACCGTGATATGGGTGTTGTATTAGCGTTTGGTATGACAGCAAAAGAACTTATGTTATCTGCTTTTGCGAAAGCTGGAGATCCAAACTCTGGTGGTCGTCAAATGCCTGGTCACTTCGGTCAAAAGAAAAATCGTATTGTGACAGGTTCATCTCCAGTAACAACACAAGTACCACATGCAGTTGGTATTGCACTAGCTGGAAAAATGGAGAAGAAAGATTTAGTAACGTTCGTTACATTCGGAGAAGGCTCTTCAAACCAAGGTGATTTCCATGAAGGTGCAAACTTTGCTGGTGTACACAAACTACCTGTTATTTTCATGTGTGAAAATAATAAATATGCAATCTCTATTCCGGTTGAAAAACAATTAGCATGTAAAAACGTATCAGATCGTGCAATTGGTTACGGTATGCCTGGATATACAATAGACGGAAACGATCCGCTTGCAGTATATAAAGCTGTTAAAGAAGCAGCAGACCGCGGTCGTCGTGGTGAAGGCCCAACTTTAATTGAAACAGTATCATATCGTTTAACAGCACATTCTAGTGACGACGATGATCGTGTTTACCGTGATAAAGAAGAAGTAGAAGAAGCGAAGAAAAAAGATTCAATTATAACATTTGCAGCTTATTTAAAAGAAGTTGGCGTGTTAACTGAGGAATTTGAAAAACAAATGTTAGATGAAATTATGCATATCGTAAATGAAGCAACAGAATATGCAGAAAATGCTCCGTATGCAGCACCTGAAGATGCATTGAAGCACGTATACGCAGAATAG
- the lpdA gene encoding dihydrolipoyl dehydrogenase has translation MAREYDLVIVGGGTGGYVAAIRASQLGLKTALVEKENLGGTCLHKGCIPSKALLRSAEVYATAKKGEEFGVIASNVELNFAKVQERKEKIVTQLHKGVQHLMKQGKIDVFEGIGRILGPSIFSPMPGTISVELASGEENEMLIPKNVLVATGSRPNSLPGLELDGEYVMSSDHALKMETLPSSIIIVGGGVIGIEWASMLADFGVEVTVLEYAKNILPLEDNDVSKEMQRLFKKKGIKVVTGAKVLPETLVKDNGVTIQAEHNGENKAFKAEKMLVSVGRQANTQNMGLENTDIVVEKGYIQTNEFYQTKESHIYAIGDVIGGLQLAHVASHEGIVAVEHIAGKEVTPIDYSMVSKCVYSSPEVASVGLTEQEAKEKGYKLKVGKFSFRAIGKALVYGESDGFVKLVVDEETNDILGVHMIGPHVTDMISEAGLARVLDATPWEVAHTIHPHPSLSEAIGEAALAVDGRALHA, from the coding sequence ATGGCAAGAGAATATGATTTAGTCATCGTTGGCGGCGGTACTGGTGGATATGTTGCTGCTATTCGTGCATCACAACTAGGGTTAAAAACTGCACTTGTTGAAAAAGAAAATCTTGGTGGTACTTGTTTACACAAAGGATGTATTCCTAGTAAAGCTCTTTTACGTAGTGCGGAAGTATACGCAACTGCTAAAAAAGGAGAAGAGTTCGGAGTTATTGCAAGTAATGTAGAACTAAACTTTGCTAAAGTACAAGAGCGTAAAGAGAAGATTGTAACGCAGCTTCATAAAGGCGTTCAGCATTTAATGAAACAAGGTAAAATTGATGTGTTTGAAGGTATTGGCCGTATTCTTGGCCCATCTATTTTCTCTCCAATGCCAGGTACAATTTCAGTTGAACTTGCAAGTGGAGAAGAGAATGAAATGTTAATTCCAAAAAATGTACTTGTTGCAACAGGTTCTCGTCCAAATTCATTGCCAGGATTAGAGTTAGACGGAGAGTATGTAATGTCTTCGGATCATGCCCTAAAAATGGAAACGCTTCCTAGTTCGATCATTATTGTTGGTGGCGGTGTAATTGGTATTGAGTGGGCATCTATGCTTGCTGACTTCGGTGTAGAAGTTACAGTATTAGAGTATGCGAAAAACATATTACCACTAGAGGATAATGACGTTTCAAAAGAAATGCAGCGTCTATTCAAGAAAAAAGGTATTAAAGTGGTAACTGGTGCAAAAGTATTACCAGAAACATTGGTAAAAGATAATGGAGTAACAATTCAAGCTGAACATAACGGTGAGAATAAAGCATTTAAAGCAGAAAAAATGCTTGTATCTGTAGGAAGACAAGCGAATACGCAAAATATGGGCTTAGAGAATACAGATATTGTTGTGGAAAAAGGATACATTCAAACAAATGAGTTTTATCAAACGAAGGAATCTCATATTTACGCAATTGGAGATGTAATCGGTGGCCTACAACTTGCTCACGTTGCTTCGCATGAAGGAATTGTTGCTGTAGAACATATTGCTGGTAAAGAAGTTACACCAATTGATTATTCTATGGTATCGAAATGCGTATATAGCAGTCCAGAAGTTGCTTCTGTTGGTTTAACAGAACAAGAAGCGAAAGAAAAAGGCTATAAGTTAAAAGTAGGTAAATTCTCATTCCGTGCAATCGGAAAGGCACTTGTATACGGAGAATCAGACGGTTTTGTAAAACTTGTAGTTGATGAAGAAACAAATGACATTCTTGGTGTTCATATGATCGGACCACACGTAACAGATATGATTTCTGAAGCGGGTCTTGCAAGAGTACTTGATGCAACACCTTGGGAAGTAGCACATACAATTCATCCGCATCCATCATTATCTGAGGCGATTGGTGAAGCTGCATTAGCTGTAGATGGAAGAGCGTTACACGCATAA
- the buk gene encoding butyrate kinase has translation MSVNRILVINPGSTSTKIGVFDNERPVLEETIRHDVEQIGKYKRIIDQYEFRKETILEVLHSHGINISKLNAVCGRGGLLRPIEGGTYTVNNAMLEDLKNGFSGHHASNLGGILAYEIASGLNIPAFIVDPVVVDEMEPIARISGIAGMERKSIFHALNQKAVARKVADELNHKYEDLNLLVTHMGGGITVGAHKKGKVIDVNNGLNGEGPFSPERAGTVPVGQLVEMCFSGEYYRDEMVKKLVGQGGLVSLIGTNDAIKVEQMVEKGDPEATLIYKAMAYQVAKEIGGASAVLHGKIDAIVLTGGLAYSKILVDEIKERVHWIADVIVHPGEDELQALAEGALRVLREEEAPKEYVVREKQTVARG, from the coding sequence TTGTCTGTAAATCGAATTCTTGTTATTAACCCAGGTAGTACATCCACAAAAATTGGTGTTTTTGATAATGAAAGACCCGTTCTAGAAGAAACTATTCGTCATGACGTAGAACAGATTGGGAAATATAAGCGAATTATCGACCAATATGAGTTTCGAAAAGAAACGATTTTAGAAGTTCTACATTCTCATGGTATTAACATTTCAAAATTAAACGCTGTTTGTGGACGTGGTGGATTACTTCGTCCAATCGAAGGCGGTACGTATACAGTAAACAATGCGATGTTAGAAGATTTAAAAAATGGGTTTAGCGGTCATCACGCTTCAAATCTCGGAGGCATTCTAGCTTATGAAATCGCTTCTGGATTAAATATTCCTGCATTCATTGTGGATCCTGTCGTTGTAGATGAAATGGAACCGATTGCTCGTATTAGCGGTATTGCTGGTATGGAACGTAAAAGTATTTTCCATGCATTAAACCAAAAAGCGGTTGCTCGTAAAGTAGCAGATGAATTAAATCACAAATATGAGGATTTAAATTTATTAGTTACACATATGGGCGGCGGTATTACAGTTGGTGCTCATAAAAAAGGAAAAGTTATCGATGTTAATAATGGCTTAAACGGAGAAGGACCATTTAGTCCAGAGCGTGCTGGTACAGTACCAGTAGGGCAATTAGTTGAAATGTGTTTCTCTGGTGAGTATTACCGAGACGAAATGGTCAAAAAACTTGTCGGACAAGGTGGACTTGTAAGTCTTATCGGTACAAACGATGCAATTAAAGTAGAACAAATGGTTGAAAAAGGTGATCCTGAAGCAACTCTTATTTATAAAGCAATGGCATATCAAGTTGCAAAAGAGATTGGCGGAGCTAGTGCTGTACTTCACGGGAAAATCGATGCAATCGTATTAACTGGTGGACTTGCGTACAGTAAAATTCTTGTCGATGAAATAAAAGAACGTGTTCACTGGATTGCAGATGTTATCGTACATCCAGGAGAAGATGAATTACAAGCGTTAGCAGAAGGAGCACTTCGTGTATTACGTGAAGAAGAAGCTCCAAAAGAATATGTTGTACGAGAAAAACAAACAGTAGCTAGGGGTTGA
- a CDS encoding leucine dehydrogenase: MTLEIFEYLEKYDYEQVVFCQDKESGLKAIIAIHDTTLGPALGGTRMWTYDSEEAAIEDALRLAKGMTYKNAAAGLNLGGAKTVIIGDPRKDKSEAMFRALGRYIQGLNGRYITAEDVGTTVDDMDIIHEETDFVTGISPSFGSSGNPSPVTAYGVYRGMKAAAKEAFGTDNLEGKVISIQGVGNVAYHLCKHLHAEGAKLIVTDINKEAVQRAVEEFGATAVEPNEIYGVECDIYAPCALGATVNDETIPQLKAKVIAGSANNQLKEDRHGDIIHEMGIVYAPDYVINAGGVINVADELYGYNRERALKRVESIYDTIAKVIEISKRDGIATYVAADRLAEERIASLKNTRSTYLRNGHDIISRR; this comes from the coding sequence ATGACATTAGAAATCTTCGAATACTTAGAAAAATATGATTATGAGCAAGTGGTATTTTGTCAAGATAAAGAATCTGGTTTAAAAGCAATCATCGCAATCCATGATACAACACTTGGACCAGCTCTTGGTGGAACAAGAATGTGGACATATGATTCTGAAGAAGCGGCGATTGAAGATGCATTGCGTCTTGCAAAAGGGATGACATACAAAAATGCAGCAGCTGGTTTAAACTTAGGTGGTGCAAAAACAGTAATTATCGGTGATCCACGTAAAGATAAAAGCGAAGCGATGTTCCGTGCATTAGGACGCTACATTCAAGGACTAAACGGACGTTACATTACAGCTGAAGATGTTGGTACAACAGTAGATGATATGGATATTATCCATGAAGAAACTGATTTTGTAACAGGGATTTCACCATCATTCGGTTCTTCTGGTAACCCATCTCCAGTAACTGCATACGGTGTTTACCGTGGTATGAAAGCAGCTGCAAAAGAAGCATTTGGTACAGATAATCTAGAAGGAAAAGTAATTTCTATTCAAGGCGTTGGTAACGTAGCATATCACCTATGCAAACATTTACACGCTGAAGGAGCGAAATTAATCGTTACAGATATTAATAAAGAAGCTGTACAACGTGCAGTAGAAGAATTCGGTGCAACAGCAGTTGAGCCAAATGAAATTTACGGTGTTGAATGTGATATTTACGCACCATGTGCATTAGGCGCAACAGTTAATGATGAAACTATTCCACAACTTAAAGCAAAAGTAATTGCGGGTTCTGCAAATAACCAATTAAAAGAAGATCGTCACGGCGACATCATTCATGAAATGGGTATTGTATACGCACCAGACTATGTAATTAATGCAGGTGGCGTAATTAACGTAGCAGACGAATTATATGGATACAATAGAGAACGTGCACTAAAACGTGTTGAGTCAATTTATGACACAATTGCAAAAGTAATCGAAATTTCAAAACGCGATGGCATAGCAACTTATGTAGCAGCGGATCGTCTAGCTGAAGAGCGCATTGCAAGCTTGAAAAACACTCGTAGCACATACTTACGCAACGGTCACGATATTATTAGCCGTCGCTAA
- the yqiS gene encoding phosphate butyryltransferase: MKLEHLIDQAAGQPKKTVAVAVAEDHEVIEAVAKAIKLQLAQFRLYGNQEKIIGMLQEHGLQTSEHIEVIAAASSAEAAELSVKSVSNGEADVLMKGNIPTANILKAVLNKEWGLRKGSVLSHVAAFEVPNYDRLIFVTDAAMNIAPDVTQKAAIIQNTVEVAQAIGIDLPKVAPIAAVEVVNPAMQATIDAAMLTQMNRRGQIKNCVVDGPLALDNAVSQIAAEHKGIVSDVAGKADILLVPTIEAGNVLYKSLVYFANAKVGAMIAGAKAPIVLTSRADSAETKVYSLALAVATASK, translated from the coding sequence ATGAAGTTAGAACACTTAATTGATCAAGCAGCAGGACAACCTAAAAAAACTGTGGCTGTAGCAGTAGCTGAAGATCATGAAGTAATTGAAGCTGTAGCGAAAGCAATCAAGTTACAGTTAGCTCAATTTCGTCTATATGGAAATCAAGAGAAAATAATAGGGATGCTACAAGAGCATGGGTTACAAACTTCAGAACATATTGAAGTGATTGCAGCAGCGTCAAGTGCTGAGGCTGCAGAACTTTCTGTTAAATCTGTAAGCAATGGCGAAGCAGATGTACTAATGAAGGGGAACATCCCAACAGCAAATATTTTGAAGGCTGTATTAAATAAAGAGTGGGGGCTTCGTAAGGGCAGCGTACTTTCACACGTTGCAGCGTTTGAAGTTCCAAATTACGATCGTCTTATTTTTGTTACAGACGCAGCGATGAACATTGCACCTGATGTAACACAAAAAGCTGCTATTATACAAAATACTGTAGAAGTTGCCCAGGCAATAGGAATTGATTTGCCGAAGGTAGCGCCAATTGCAGCGGTAGAGGTTGTTAATCCTGCGATGCAAGCAACAATTGATGCAGCGATGTTAACTCAAATGAATCGCCGCGGACAAATTAAAAATTGTGTCGTTGATGGACCACTTGCTTTAGATAATGCAGTATCACAAATTGCAGCAGAACATAAAGGCATAGTAAGTGATGTAGCAGGTAAGGCAGACATTTTACTCGTCCCAACGATTGAAGCTGGAAATGTGCTATATAAATCACTCGTCTATTTTGCAAATGCAAAGGTAGGAGCGATGATTGCTGGCGCTAAAGCACCGATTGTTTTAACATCACGTGCTGATTCAGCAGAAACAAAAGTATATTCATTAGCATTGGCAGTTGCGACTGCTTCAAAATAA
- a CDS encoding sigma-54 interaction domain-containing protein: MKQKVLIVGAGEGGSTLLSLLQNSNIFQIIGVIDINPIAKGLQIAKEYGTPIGDSVTPFLSMHIDVMFDMTGDYDLHKVLLGSKHKDTLLIPGDIAKIVTRLAHEKESLIGKLEEKTQQGNLILNSTHDGMIVIDQEGQVRLFNKSAERIIGYKKEEAIGKYILEVIPTSKLLRIIRTKKIEVNHELTLENENKIITTRIPILKEDGEVQGAFAIFKDITEVVDLAEEVTDLKEIQTLLEAIINSSEEAISVVDEKGRGLVINPAYTKLTGLTEEDIIGKPATTDIVEGESMHMKVLRTRRAVRGIHMKIGQKKRDVIVNVAPVIVDGILKGSVGVIRDVSEIQKLTNELNRARQIIRTLEAKYSFDDIVGDSDETTAAIEQAKLGANTPATVLLRGESGTGKELFAHAIHNGSNRKYNKFVRVNCAAISETLLESELFGYEEGAFSGAKRGGKRGFFEEANNGSVFLDEIGELSANTQAKLLRVLQEKEIVKVGGTKAIPINVRVIAATHVNLEKAILEGKFREDLYYRLNKIPIQIPSLRQRKGDIPAIAERLIQKINQDYGRNVEGLTDSAVSYLQSYEWPGNVRELENILGRAIIFMNYNEIYIDVHHLPPLHKEEQVEPKQNNLLPELEEKALEHLVTEFEGNIIREYLEKFEGNKTKTAKALGISVRNLYYKLEKYDCAKNSMQ, translated from the coding sequence ATGAAACAAAAGGTGCTAATTGTTGGAGCGGGTGAAGGTGGGAGTACACTGCTGAGTCTGTTACAAAATTCGAATATATTTCAAATTATAGGAGTTATTGATATTAATCCAATTGCGAAAGGATTACAAATCGCAAAGGAATATGGGACTCCGATTGGTGATAGTGTAACTCCGTTTCTTTCTATGCATATTGATGTAATGTTTGATATGACAGGTGATTATGATTTACATAAAGTTTTATTGGGCAGCAAGCATAAAGACACCCTTCTTATACCAGGGGATATTGCAAAAATTGTTACGAGACTAGCGCATGAGAAGGAAAGCTTAATTGGGAAGCTAGAAGAAAAGACGCAACAAGGGAATTTAATTTTAAATTCAACGCATGACGGTATGATTGTTATAGATCAAGAGGGACAAGTTCGTCTGTTTAATAAAAGTGCAGAGCGTATTATCGGATATAAGAAAGAAGAGGCGATAGGAAAATATATTTTAGAAGTTATTCCAACGAGTAAGTTGCTTCGTATTATACGCACGAAAAAAATAGAAGTGAATCATGAACTGACGTTAGAGAATGAAAATAAGATCATTACAACGCGTATCCCGATATTAAAAGAAGATGGAGAGGTTCAAGGCGCATTTGCGATTTTTAAAGACATTACAGAAGTTGTAGATTTAGCGGAAGAAGTTACAGATTTAAAAGAAATTCAAACGCTACTTGAGGCGATTATTAACTCATCTGAGGAAGCGATTTCGGTTGTTGATGAAAAAGGAAGAGGGTTAGTTATAAACCCTGCTTATACGAAGTTAACGGGTTTAACCGAAGAGGATATTATAGGGAAGCCGGCTACAACTGATATTGTAGAAGGTGAAAGTATGCATATGAAAGTACTTCGGACGCGCCGAGCGGTACGAGGAATACATATGAAGATTGGGCAAAAGAAGCGGGATGTAATTGTAAATGTAGCACCGGTTATTGTTGATGGGATATTGAAAGGAAGCGTCGGGGTAATTCGCGATGTATCAGAAATTCAAAAGTTAACAAATGAATTGAATAGGGCAAGACAAATCATTCGAACGTTAGAAGCCAAATATTCATTTGATGATATTGTTGGCGATTCAGATGAAACGACGGCAGCTATTGAGCAAGCAAAACTTGGAGCGAATACACCAGCAACAGTATTGCTTAGAGGGGAATCTGGTACGGGGAAAGAGCTATTTGCACACGCTATTCATAACGGTAGTAATCGAAAATACAATAAGTTTGTACGAGTAAACTGTGCTGCTATTTCTGAGACCTTATTAGAAAGTGAATTATTCGGTTATGAGGAAGGCGCGTTTTCTGGAGCGAAAAGAGGCGGGAAACGAGGATTCTTTGAAGAAGCGAATAATGGAAGTGTTTTTTTAGATGAAATCGGAGAGTTATCTGCAAATACGCAAGCGAAGCTCCTTCGTGTACTACAAGAAAAAGAAATTGTGAAAGTAGGGGGAACAAAAGCGATACCTATTAATGTTCGAGTGATCGCTGCGACGCATGTGAATTTAGAAAAAGCTATTTTAGAAGGGAAGTTCAGAGAGGACTTATATTATCGTTTAAATAAAATTCCGATTCAAATTCCTTCCCTTCGTCAGCGTAAAGGAGACATACCAGCGATTGCAGAAAGGTTAATTCAAAAAATTAATCAAGATTATGGTCGTAATGTAGAAGGACTCACCGATTCAGCCGTTTCGTATTTACAATCATATGAATGGCCAGGAAATGTTAGGGAACTTGAAAATATTTTAGGACGAGCTATTATCTTTATGAATTATAACGAGATATATATTGATGTACATCATTTACCGCCTTTACATAAAGAAGAACAAGTAGAGCCGAAACAAAATAATTTATTACCTGAATTAGAAGAGAAGGCCCTTGAACACCTAGTGACAGAATTTGAGGGGAATATTATCCGTGAATATTTAGAGAAATTTGAGGGGAACAAAACGAAGACTGCAAAAGCGTTAGGAATTTCAGTTCGAAACTTATATTACAAGCTAGAAAAGTACGACTGTGCAAAAAATAGCATGCAATAA
- a CDS encoding DUF2627 domain-containing protein — protein MQRYLALSLALIPISLAVLGIKLMRDTVFGILFSPIPILWLQFLIGALCFALGFYIFGGFVLHRDRKRNKVQARFRR, from the coding sequence ATGCAGCGTTACCTCGCTCTATCATTAGCACTCATCCCGATTTCATTAGCCGTGCTTGGTATTAAACTAATGCGAGATACTGTATTTGGGATTTTATTCTCCCCAATCCCTATATTATGGTTACAATTTTTAATCGGCGCTCTTTGCTTCGCACTCGGGTTTTATATTTTCGGCGGCTTCGTCTTACACAGAGATCGTAAGAGAAATAAAGTACAAGCCCGCTTCAGAAGATAG
- a CDS encoding glycerophosphodiester phosphodiesterase, giving the protein MTLIFAHRGAAGTYPENTMISFEAAEAFGADGIELDVQLTKDGKVVVIHDETVNRTTNGKGAVRNYLYEDLCKLDASYKFSEKVGFCKIPLLEEVLEWLGKTQLLLNIELKNDKIPYRGLEEEVITLVRKFSLEDRVIFSSFNHYSMKRCHMMAPDIQTAILYREGLHSPWAYAKKMGATAVHPNYRYLQDAIAELTMESGVEVRPYTINEETLMRKYFDMNISAIITDYPETARTLLPIKNET; this is encoded by the coding sequence ATGACTCTTATATTTGCGCATCGTGGTGCGGCGGGAACGTATCCGGAAAATACAATGATTTCATTTGAAGCAGCAGAGGCTTTCGGGGCAGACGGAATTGAACTCGATGTTCAATTAACGAAAGATGGAAAAGTTGTCGTTATTCATGATGAAACTGTGAATCGAACGACGAATGGAAAAGGTGCTGTTCGAAATTATTTATACGAGGATTTATGTAAGTTAGATGCAAGTTATAAATTTAGTGAAAAAGTAGGTTTTTGTAAAATTCCTCTTTTAGAAGAGGTACTGGAGTGGCTTGGGAAAACGCAATTGCTACTTAATATTGAACTTAAAAATGATAAAATTCCATACAGAGGTTTAGAAGAAGAGGTTATAACACTTGTACGTAAGTTTAGTCTGGAGGATCGGGTTATATTTTCTTCGTTTAACCACTATAGTATGAAACGGTGCCATATGATGGCTCCTGATATTCAAACAGCTATTTTGTATCGTGAAGGTTTGCATAGCCCGTGGGCATATGCAAAAAAGATGGGTGCTACTGCAGTGCATCCGAATTATCGTTATCTTCAAGATGCCATCGCTGAATTAACGATGGAAAGTGGTGTAGAGGTTCGTCCTTACACGATAAATGAAGAAACGCTTATGCGTAAATATTTTGATATGAACATATCGGCGATTATTACTGATTATCCTGAAACAGCACGAACTTTATTACCGATAAAAAATGAGACCTAA
- a CDS encoding YycC family protein, with product MRPLQISPDTAVRLSKALGVPLEQLMHMPQHILIQKLVELEKQNKDEE from the coding sequence ATGAGACCATTACAAATTTCTCCAGACACTGCAGTCCGCCTATCAAAAGCGTTAGGTGTTCCACTTGAACAACTTATGCATATGCCACAGCATATTTTAATCCAAAAGTTAGTTGAATTAGAAAAACAAAATAAAGACGAAGAATAA
- a CDS encoding PRK06770 family protein, with amino-acid sequence MKKKILIWIGCAIGLVGLTAGITYGMLELADNPADKQASAEIDTSEYKTVPKEKEAQFGEIGGASAKLQITKDSTEEDLVKAMHSMTHQKVIAEQKWGAIPMSKENAEKVRSILNESNFETKEELLAIAERWINKDFSKVVDDHNYFWKLQGGNIGKATGVMDPLEEQTFSLNNFGDGVTGELHKSGDLQ; translated from the coding sequence ATGAAAAAGAAAATTTTAATTTGGATTGGATGTGCAATAGGCTTAGTTGGGCTTACTGCTGGTATAACTTATGGAATGTTAGAACTTGCAGATAATCCGGCGGACAAACAAGCTAGTGCTGAAATAGATACAAGCGAATATAAAACAGTTCCAAAAGAAAAAGAAGCGCAGTTTGGTGAGATTGGTGGCGCAAGTGCGAAACTTCAAATTACAAAAGATTCTACTGAAGAAGACTTAGTTAAAGCGATGCATAGTATGACTCACCAAAAAGTAATAGCTGAGCAAAAATGGGGAGCAATCCCGATGTCTAAAGAGAATGCTGAAAAAGTAAGAAGTATCTTAAATGAGAGTAATTTTGAAACGAAAGAAGAACTTTTAGCGATTGCTGAAAGATGGATAAACAAAGACTTTAGTAAAGTTGTGGACGATCATAACTACTTTTGGAAACTGCAAGGTGGTAATATCGGAAAAGCTACAGGAGTTATGGATCCGCTAGAAGAGCAAACTTTTTCTTTAAATAATTTTGGAGATGGAGTAACAGGTGAATTACACAAATCTGGAGACCTTCAATAG
- the spo0A gene encoding sporulation transcription factor Spo0A codes for MEKIKVCLVDDNKELVSMLESYVAAQDDMEVIGIAYNGQECLNLLKEKQPDILVLDIIMPHLDGLAVLEKMRHIERLRQPNVIMLTAFGQEDVTKKAVDLGASYFILKPFDMENLTSHIRQVSGKENATIKRPLPSFRSATTIDGKPKNLDASITSIIHEIGVPAHIKGYMYLREAISMVYNDIELLGSITKVLYPDIAKKYNTTASRVERAIRHAIEVAWSRGNIDSISSLFGYTVSMSKAKPTNSEFIAMVADKLRLEHKAS; via the coding sequence GTGGAGAAAATTAAAGTATGTCTTGTGGATGATAATAAAGAATTGGTATCGATGCTAGAGAGCTATGTTGCTGCTCAGGATGATATGGAAGTTATTGGGATTGCTTACAATGGTCAAGAATGTTTAAACTTATTGAAAGAAAAGCAGCCTGATATACTCGTTTTAGACATTATTATGCCACATTTAGATGGTCTAGCTGTGCTAGAGAAAATGCGACATATTGAAAGGTTAAGACAACCTAACGTTATTATGTTGACAGCATTCGGACAAGAAGATGTGACGAAAAAAGCGGTTGATTTAGGGGCATCATATTTCATATTAAAACCATTTGATATGGAGAATTTAACAAGTCATATTCGTCAAGTTAGTGGTAAGGAAAATGCTACCATTAAACGTCCATTACCATCTTTCCGATCAGCAACAACGATTGATGGCAAACCGAAAAACTTAGATGCGAGTATTACAAGTATCATTCATGAAATTGGTGTACCCGCTCATATTAAAGGATATATGTACTTACGAGAAGCAATCTCTATGGTGTACAATGATATCGAATTACTAGGATCTATTACGAAAGTATTATATCCAGATATCGCAAAGAAATATAATACAACAGCAAGTCGTGTCGAGCGCGCAATCCGTCACGCAATTGAAGTAGCTTGGAGCCGTGGGAATATTGATTCTATTTCGTCCTTATTTGGTTATACTGTATCGATGTCAAAAGCAAAACCTACGAATTCCGAGTTCATCGCAATGGTTGCGGATAAGCTAAGACTTGAACATAAGGCTAGCTGA